In Phormidium yuhuli AB48, one genomic interval encodes:
- a CDS encoding Uma2 family endonuclease — translation MISQTQQPTTSKPKTIHYPDSDGQPMADNTLQFRWIVIIKENLDLIFADDPEVFVAGDLLWYPVEGDNRLRRAPDAMVVFGRPKGDRGSYKQWEEDNIPPQVVFEILSPGNTVKEMAQKQRFYDKFGVEEYYIYDPDHNDLGGLQRGEQSLEVIEQISDWVSPRLGIRFDWTEEGLTLYRPDGSRFQTLQEIKAERDVAQAERDAAQAKADRLAQRLRELGVNPDNL, via the coding sequence ATGATTTCCCAAACCCAACAGCCGACAACGTCGAAACCTAAAACCATCCATTACCCCGACAGCGACGGACAGCCCATGGCCGATAATACGCTTCAGTTTCGCTGGATTGTCATCATTAAGGAGAACTTAGACCTCATTTTTGCCGATGACCCCGAAGTCTTTGTCGCTGGGGACTTACTCTGGTATCCCGTTGAGGGCGATAATCGCCTCCGTCGCGCCCCAGATGCGATGGTGGTGTTTGGACGGCCCAAGGGCGATCGCGGATCTTATAAACAATGGGAAGAAGACAATATCCCGCCGCAAGTGGTCTTTGAAATCCTCTCTCCCGGAAACACCGTCAAAGAGATGGCCCAGAAACAGAGGTTCTACGATAAGTTCGGGGTGGAAGAGTATTACATCTACGACCCCGACCACAATGACTTGGGTGGCCTGCAACGAGGAGAACAAAGTCTTGAGGTCATTGAACAGATATCCGACTGGGTTAGTCCTCGTCTGGGGATTCGCTTCGATTGGACTGAGGAGGGATTAACCCTTTATCGCCCGGATGGGTCACGTTTTCAGACCTTACAGGAAATCAAAGCGGAACGGGATGTAGCCCAGGCGGAACGAGATGCGGCCCAGGCCAAAGCCGATCGCCTGGCCCAACGCTTACGGGAACTCGGAGTAAATCCCGACAACCTTTAG
- a CDS encoding Uma2 family endonuclease → MISQTQQPTTSQPQTIHYPDSDGQPMADNTLQFRWIVIIKENLDLIFADDPEVFVAGDLLWYPVEGNNRLRRAPDAMVVFGRPKGDRGSYKQWEEDNIAPQVVFEILSPGNTLKEMGQKQTFYDEFGVEEYYIYDPDHNDLSGLQRGEQSLNVIEQMSDWVSPRLGIRFDWTEEGLTLYRPDGSRFQTFQEIKAERDAAQAERDAAQAERDAAQAERDAAQTERDAAQAEAKRLAQRLRELGVDPDSL, encoded by the coding sequence ATGATTTCTCAAACCCAACAGCCAACAACGTCCCAACCTCAAACCATCCATTACCCCGACAGCGACGGACAACCCATGGCCGACAATACCCTTCAGTTTCGCTGGATTGTCATCATTAAGGAGAACTTAGACCTCATTTTTGCCGATGACCCCGAGGTTTTTGTCGCTGGGGACTTACTCTGGTATCCCGTTGAGGGCAATAATCGCCTCCGTCGCGCCCCAGATGCGATGGTGGTGTTTGGACGGCCTAAGGGCGATCGCGGGTCCTATAAGCAATGGGAAGAAGACAATATCGCGCCGCAAGTCGTCTTTGAAATCCTCTCTCCTGGGAATACCCTCAAAGAGATGGGCCAGAAACAGACGTTCTACGATGAGTTTGGGGTGGAAGAGTATTACATCTATGACCCCGACCACAATGACTTGAGTGGCCTGCAACGAGGAGAACAGAGTCTAAACGTCATTGAACAGATGTCCGACTGGGTGAGTCCTCGCCTGGGGATTCGCTTCGATTGGACTGAAGAGGGATTAACCCTCTATCGCCCGGATGGGTCGCGTTTTCAGACCTTCCAGGAAATCAAAGCCGAACGGGATGCGGCCCAGGCGGAACGGGATGCGGCCCAGGCGGAACGGGATGCGGCCCAAGCGGAACGGGATGCGGCCCAGACTGAACGGGATGCGGCCCAGGCTGAGGCTAAACGCCTGGCCCAACGCCTACGGGAACTCGGAGTTGATCCCGACAGCCTTTAG
- a CDS encoding Uma2 family endonuclease gives MISQTQQPTTSQPQTIHYPDSDGQPMADNTLQFRWIVIIKENLDLIFADDPEVFVAGDLLWYPVEGNNRIRRAPDAMVVFGRPKGDRGSYKQWEEDNIPPQVVFEILSPGNTLKEMGQKQTFYDEFGVEEYYIYDPDHNDLSGLQRGEQSLNVIEQMSDWVSPRLGIRFDWTEEGLTLYRPDGSRFQTLQEIKAERDAAQAERDAVQAERDAVQAERDAVQAERDAVQAERDAAQAEAKRLAQRLRELGVNPDNL, from the coding sequence ATGATTTCCCAAACGCAACAGCCGACAACGTCCCAACCTCAAACCATCCATTACCCCGACAGCGACGGACAGCCCATGGCCGACAATACCCTTCAGTTTCGCTGGATTGTCATTATTAAGGAGAACTTAGACCTCATTTTTGCGGATGACCCCGAGGTTTTTGTCGCTGGGGATTTACTCTGGTATCCCGTTGAGGGCAATAATCGTATCCGTCGCGCCCCAGATGCGATGGTGGTGTTTGGACGGCCCAAGGGCGATCGCGGATCTTATAAACAATGGGAAGAAGACAATATCCCGCCGCAAGTGGTCTTTGAAATCCTCTCTCCTGGGAATACCCTCAAAGAGATGGGCCAGAAACAGACGTTCTACGATGAGTTTGGGGTGGAAGAGTATTACATCTATGACCCCGACCACAATGACTTGAGTGGCCTGCAACGAGGAGAACAGAGTCTAAACGTCATTGAACAGATGTCCGACTGGGTGAGTCCTCGCCTGGGGATTCGCTTCGATTGGACTGAAGAGGGATTAACCCTCTATCGCCCGGATGGGTCGCGTTTTCAGACCTTACAGGAAATCAAGGCGGAACGGGATGCGGCCCAGGCGGAACGGGATGCAGTTCAGGCGGAACGGGATGCAGTTCAGGCGGAACGAGATGCAGTTCAGGCGGAACGGGATGCAGTTCAGGCGGAACGAGATGCCGCCCAGGCTGAGGCTAAACGCCTGGCCCAACGCCTGCGGGAACTGGGAGTGAATCCCGATAACCTTTAG
- a CDS encoding tetratricopeptide repeat protein: protein MTLEDSRLTPHLEARWENYWLCYKQGKRFFERGHYTAALACFDRAILVRPNDYWSLYHRANTLVELGEFERAIDSFDKALDERPRDYWAWYNRGVVLSEEMGEFERAIASFDKALRLRPHDYWAWFRRGDALRYLQEYRAALSCYEEALDNRPSDFWSWFRKGDCLRHLGKLEESEIAYREALKNEPDDFDTRYKLAELYRIQGDYRSAIAQYDACLDLEPEDTYSWYNQACCAVLDNDLDGAMRSLAKAVELAPEIYVPLAMDDLELKPLWKRSDFHRLMQFVRRNVRGLDGIDEGRSRRL from the coding sequence ATGACTTTAGAGGATAGTCGATTAACGCCCCATTTGGAGGCACGCTGGGAAAATTACTGGCTTTGCTATAAGCAGGGCAAGCGTTTTTTTGAACGAGGGCACTATACCGCTGCCTTAGCTTGCTTTGATAGAGCAATTTTGGTTCGCCCCAATGATTACTGGTCTCTCTACCACCGTGCTAATACATTGGTGGAACTGGGGGAGTTTGAACGAGCGATTGACAGTTTTGATAAAGCCTTGGATGAACGTCCCCGTGATTATTGGGCTTGGTATAATCGAGGGGTTGTGTTGTCGGAGGAGATGGGGGAGTTTGAGCGGGCGATCGCCAGTTTTGATAAAGCCCTACGCCTACGTCCCCATGATTACTGGGCTTGGTTTCGGCGTGGGGATGCCTTGCGCTATCTCCAGGAATATCGGGCGGCCTTGTCCTGTTATGAAGAAGCCTTAGACAATCGCCCCAGTGATTTCTGGAGTTGGTTCCGGAAGGGAGACTGTTTACGTCATTTAGGGAAACTGGAGGAGTCAGAAATCGCCTATCGAGAAGCCTTGAAAAATGAACCTGATGATTTTGATACCCGCTATAAGTTGGCAGAACTCTATCGGATTCAGGGAGATTATCGCTCGGCAATCGCCCAATATGATGCCTGTTTAGACCTGGAACCTGAGGATACCTATAGTTGGTACAATCAAGCCTGTTGTGCGGTCTTGGATAATGATTTGGATGGGGCAATGCGATCGCTGGCAAAAGCGGTGGAGTTAGCTCCTGAGATTTATGTTCCCTTGGCCATGGATGATTTGGAGTTAAAACCTCTTTGGAAACGGTCAGACTTCCATCGTTTGATGCAATTTGTACGGCGAAATGTACGGGGATTAGATGGGATAGATGAGGGGCGATCGCGCCGCTTGTAA
- a CDS encoding Uma2 family endonuclease: protein MVQIQPRLFESFEDYLVYSESLEGFYELYNGQLVKMPPESGVNVQIANRLLLYFAGLVGIDRVRGQGLEIEVQGEPRNHYPDLTILREEHIEQLARRNTVRLSMNPPLLVIEVVSPGDVQRQRDYVAKRFQYQGCGIPEYWLIDPEAETILVLGLQEGFYHEIGTFSGDAPIQSVMMPDLDLTASQIF from the coding sequence ATGGTACAGATTCAACCCCGGTTGTTTGAGAGTTTTGAAGACTATCTCGTTTATAGTGAGTCTCTAGAAGGCTTTTATGAGTTGTATAACGGTCAGTTAGTCAAGATGCCCCCTGAATCTGGTGTAAATGTTCAAATTGCCAACCGTCTCCTCCTCTACTTTGCCGGCTTAGTTGGCATTGATCGCGTCCGGGGACAAGGGTTAGAGATTGAAGTTCAGGGAGAACCCAGAAATCACTATCCTGATTTGACGATTTTACGGGAAGAACATATCGAACAACTGGCCCGGCGCAATACTGTACGCTTGTCGATGAATCCGCCGCTGTTGGTGATTGAAGTGGTGAGTCCAGGAGACGTTCAACGACAGCGAGATTATGTGGCAAAACGGTTTCAATACCAAGGTTGTGGTATTCCCGAGTATTGGCTGATTGACCCAGAAGCTGAAACAATTTTAGTGTTGGGGTTACAAGAAGGGTTTTATCACGAGATTGGTACGTTTTCTGGGGATGCCCCTATTCAATCGGTCATGATGCCCGACCTGGATTTAACAGCATCTCAAATTTTTTAG
- a CDS encoding aspartate ammonia-lyase, giving the protein MTEYRIETDSMGDRQIPANAYYGIQTLRAMENFPISGHQPLPTYIEACVLIKKATATANRELDCIPADISEAIIAAADEILAGQLRDQFVVDIYQAGAGTSHHMNVNEVLANRALERLGEEKGSYHKVSPNDHVNYGQSTNDVIPTAIRIAALLALHRQFFPALEASIATLNRKAEEFQDVVKSGRTHMQDAVPVRLGEDFRAWAVILNDHLRRIRYASEDLHILGLGGSASGTGLNTHPRYRFRCAELLGEYIGQPLKSAPHLMAAMQSLSPFVAVSGSLRNLAQDLVKISHDLRLMDSGPKTGLKEIQLPPVQPGSSIMPGKYNPVMAEMTSMVCFQVMGLDQAIALCAQAGQLELNVMMPLVAYDLIHSIEILGNTLEALNRRCLAGISANRDRCLAYAEGSLALVTALNPHIGYLNAAAVAKESLNTGKSLRELVLEKELMSEAKLAEVLDLEKMSQLPPSLEELP; this is encoded by the coding sequence ATGACAGAGTACCGCATCGAAACCGATTCCATGGGCGATCGCCAAATCCCCGCCAACGCCTACTATGGGATTCAAACCCTGAGGGCGATGGAAAACTTCCCCATCAGCGGACATCAGCCCCTCCCCACCTACATCGAGGCCTGTGTTCTCATCAAAAAAGCCACCGCCACCGCCAACCGGGAACTCGACTGCATCCCCGCCGACATTTCTGAAGCCATCATCGCCGCCGCCGACGAAATTCTCGCGGGACAATTGCGGGATCAGTTTGTGGTGGATATTTACCAAGCCGGGGCCGGAACCTCCCACCACATGAACGTCAACGAAGTTCTCGCCAATCGGGCCTTAGAACGTCTCGGAGAGGAAAAAGGCAGCTACCACAAAGTTAGCCCCAACGACCATGTCAACTATGGTCAGTCTACCAACGATGTTATCCCCACCGCTATTCGCATCGCCGCACTCCTAGCCCTACATCGTCAATTCTTCCCCGCCTTAGAGGCCAGCATCGCCACCCTCAACCGCAAAGCCGAGGAATTTCAAGATGTGGTGAAATCCGGGCGAACCCATATGCAGGATGCGGTTCCGGTACGACTCGGGGAAGATTTCCGGGCCTGGGCCGTGATTCTCAATGACCATTTGCGCCGCATCCGTTACGCCAGCGAAGACTTACATATCTTAGGATTAGGGGGAAGCGCCTCGGGAACTGGCCTCAATACCCATCCCCGCTATCGTTTCCGTTGCGCCGAACTCCTCGGGGAGTATATCGGACAACCCCTAAAAAGCGCCCCCCATCTCATGGCCGCGATGCAGAGTTTATCGCCCTTCGTTGCCGTTTCTGGGAGTTTACGCAATCTCGCCCAGGATTTAGTGAAAATCTCCCATGACTTACGTTTGATGGATTCGGGACCTAAAACTGGCTTAAAAGAGATTCAACTTCCCCCCGTTCAACCAGGTTCCTCAATTATGCCAGGGAAATATAACCCGGTGATGGCGGAAATGACCTCCATGGTGTGTTTCCAGGTGATGGGATTGGATCAGGCGATCGCCCTGTGCGCCCAAGCGGGACAATTAGAATTAAATGTCATGATGCCTCTGGTGGCCTATGACTTAATTCATAGCATTGAGATTCTCGGGAACACCCTTGAGGCCCTGAATCGTCGTTGTTTGGCAGGCATCAGCGCCAACCGCGATCGCTGTCTGGCCTATGCTGAGGGAAGTCTCGCCCTCGTCACCGCCCTCAACCCCCACATTGGCTATCTCAACGCCGCCGCCGTCGCCAAAGAGTCCCTCAATACCGGCAAATCCTTACGGGAACTGGTGTTAGAAAAGGAATTAATGTCCGAAGCCAAGTTAGCGGAGGTGTTGGACTTAGAAAAGATGAGTCAACTCCCCCCCAGCCTGGAGGAACTCCCCTAA
- a CDS encoding glycosyltransferase — protein sequence MRLIVEGWRFISQSYAVVNQFQLLELLNRPDVQLYHREMPYLLDWQAATGLLSPEEEARLRAIPEPPDSLQSEAVLRMHMPFDFSPSNHSRHLVVFGLTEYGKVHNAMVQCMGVQDFGQAHRQSEATILTASNWSRQGFINSGADGNRIRVVPLGVNPQICYPLAGEERQALRRHLGIGDEFVFLNVSSQHPRKGIRPLLKAFAQVVLRHPQARLVLKGTTGLYGSQTYVQSALNEVLAPQERDRVLGKLAYIGQDLSFAEVVQLYQGADAYISPYLAEGFNLPVLEAIACGTPVICTAGGPTDDFTQSSFAIRVEAEQIWQEICGEQRLLLSPSIEALVAAMERVIDDQDFRNHANRLGPQFVQNNYTWSKTVDHLVNVLWSSMEHFSDVVPV from the coding sequence ATGCGCTTAATTGTCGAAGGTTGGCGGTTTATTTCCCAATCCTACGCCGTTGTTAACCAGTTCCAACTCCTGGAACTTCTCAACCGCCCCGATGTGCAACTGTACCATCGGGAAATGCCCTATTTGCTAGATTGGCAGGCTGCTACGGGACTCCTCTCTCCTGAAGAGGAAGCCCGTTTGCGGGCCATTCCTGAACCGCCTGACTCCCTGCAAAGTGAAGCGGTTTTGCGGATGCACATGCCCTTCGACTTTTCCCCGTCGAACCATTCCCGCCATCTGGTGGTGTTTGGTTTGACGGAATATGGCAAAGTCCATAATGCCATGGTCCAATGTATGGGGGTGCAGGATTTTGGTCAGGCCCATCGCCAGAGTGAGGCGACGATTCTCACCGCCTCCAATTGGTCTCGCCAGGGGTTTATTAATAGTGGGGCCGATGGGAACCGCATTCGGGTGGTTCCCCTGGGGGTGAATCCTCAGATTTGTTATCCCCTGGCTGGAGAGGAACGCCAGGCCTTGCGTCGTCACTTGGGGATTGGGGACGAGTTTGTGTTCCTGAATGTCAGTTCCCAGCATCCCCGCAAAGGGATTCGCCCGTTACTGAAAGCCTTTGCCCAAGTGGTTCTGCGTCACCCACAGGCCCGCTTGGTTTTAAAGGGAACTACGGGGTTATATGGGTCGCAAACCTATGTCCAATCGGCGTTAAATGAGGTGTTAGCGCCTCAGGAACGCGATCGCGTTTTAGGGAAGTTAGCCTACATCGGACAAGATTTATCCTTTGCTGAGGTGGTACAACTCTATCAAGGGGCAGATGCTTATATTTCGCCCTATTTGGCGGAGGGGTTTAATTTACCGGTGTTAGAGGCGATCGCCTGTGGAACTCCCGTCATTTGCACCGCTGGCGGTCCCACGGATGATTTCACGCAATCCTCCTTTGCTATCCGGGTTGAGGCTGAACAAATTTGGCAAGAGATTTGTGGCGAACAACGACTTCTCTTGAGTCCTAGCATTGAGGCTTTAGTTGCCGCTATGGAACGAGTTATCGATGACCAAGATTTCCGGAATCATGCGAATCGCCTAGGTCCTCAGTTTGTCCAGAACAACTATACTTGGAGTAAGACCGTTGACCATTTAGTCAATGTGCTTTGGTCATCGATGGAACACTTTTCGGATGTTGTTCCTGTATAA
- a CDS encoding Uma2 family endonuclease codes for MVETIQKNLSLTDFLERPETKPASEYINGKISQKPMPQGEHSLIQGALCEAINQVTRPQKIALAFPELRCTFADRSLVPDIAVFRWERIPKNDSGRIANRFNTYPDWMIEILSPQQSTTQVLNKILQACQQGTQLGWLINPEEATVLVISENQRLDVFSQDAKLPVLEGLDLSLTVGDILGWLTL; via the coding sequence ATGGTTGAAACTATCCAAAAAAATCTAAGCTTAACGGACTTTTTAGAACGTCCTGAAACTAAGCCTGCCTCGGAATATATCAACGGTAAAATCTCACAAAAGCCCATGCCTCAAGGTGAACATAGTCTAATTCAAGGTGCATTATGTGAAGCAATCAACCAGGTCACGCGACCGCAAAAAATCGCCTTGGCGTTTCCTGAATTGCGCTGTACGTTTGCAGACCGTTCTCTTGTTCCCGATATTGCGGTATTCCGCTGGGAACGCATCCCAAAAAACGACAGCGGACGAATTGCCAACCGGTTTAACACCTATCCCGATTGGATGATTGAAATCCTCTCGCCTCAGCAAAGTACAACCCAGGTGTTAAACAAAATATTACAGGCTTGCCAACAGGGAACTCAGCTTGGCTGGTTGATTAACCCAGAAGAAGCAACGGTTCTGGTAATTAGTGAGAATCAACGCCTTGATGTCTTTAGTCAAGATGCAAAACTTCCGGTTTTAGAGGGACTTGATTTGTCTCTAACCGTTGGCGATATTTTAGGCTGGTTGACCCTTTAG
- the dnaB gene encoding replicative DNA helicase translates to MVLDVQGYDIDKLPPQNIEAEEAILGGILLDPEAINRVVEVLTAEAFYVKNHQTIFEAAQGLHRLGQPTDLISVTAWLRDRDLLEQVGGQGKLAQLVERTVSAVNIDQYAALVMDKYFRRQLIQAGQEIVGLGYQAATPLETVLDNAEQKIFSITQKRPQQDLVPLFETLIQTFQELETQIETQAQPGFLSGFYDLDAMTGGFQSSDLIIIAGRPSMGKTAFSLNIARNLANSYELPIAVFSLEMSKGQLVQRLLSSDSGIESNRLRAGRVSQNEWEPLSKALASLSEMPIFIDDTANITVTEMRSKCRRLQAEQGKPLGLVLLDYLQLMEGAGDNRVQELSRITRSLKGLARELNVPVIALSQLSRGVEARTNKRPMMSDLRESGSIEQDADLVAMLYRDEYYNPDTPDRGITELIIAKHRNGPTGVIKLLFDPQYTRFRNLANPGRPLSGGSYGQLPPG, encoded by the coding sequence ATGGTCTTAGACGTCCAAGGGTACGACATCGACAAACTCCCCCCCCAGAACATTGAAGCGGAAGAAGCGATTTTAGGGGGAATTTTACTCGACCCGGAAGCCATCAATCGGGTGGTAGAAGTCTTGACAGCAGAAGCATTTTATGTTAAAAACCATCAAACCATTTTTGAAGCGGCCCAGGGCTTACATCGTCTAGGACAACCGACGGATTTGATTAGTGTCACCGCCTGGTTGCGCGATCGCGATCTCTTAGAACAAGTGGGAGGACAAGGGAAACTGGCTCAACTGGTTGAGCGTACCGTCTCAGCCGTCAACATTGACCAGTATGCAGCTTTGGTGATGGATAAATATTTCCGTCGCCAGCTCATTCAAGCAGGACAGGAAATTGTCGGTTTAGGTTATCAAGCGGCAACTCCCCTGGAAACGGTTTTAGATAATGCTGAACAAAAGATTTTTTCCATTACCCAAAAGCGTCCTCAACAGGACTTAGTTCCTCTATTTGAAACTCTAATTCAGACTTTTCAAGAGTTAGAAACACAAATCGAAACCCAAGCTCAACCAGGATTTTTATCAGGATTTTATGACCTAGACGCTATGACTGGGGGCTTTCAAAGTTCAGATTTAATTATTATTGCCGGGCGGCCATCAATGGGTAAAACCGCCTTCAGTTTAAATATCGCCCGCAACTTAGCTAATAGCTACGAATTGCCCATCGCCGTCTTCAGTTTAGAAATGTCTAAGGGGCAGTTAGTCCAGCGACTCCTCTCCAGCGACTCAGGAATTGAAAGTAATCGGCTGCGGGCCGGCCGCGTCAGTCAAAATGAATGGGAGCCCTTGAGTAAGGCCTTAGCGTCCCTCTCAGAAATGCCAATTTTTATTGATGATACCGCCAATATCACCGTTACCGAAATGCGTTCAAAATGCCGACGCTTGCAGGCGGAACAGGGAAAACCCCTAGGCTTAGTCTTATTAGACTATTTGCAACTGATGGAGGGGGCTGGCGATAACCGAGTTCAGGAATTATCACGGATTACACGATCCCTTAAAGGATTAGCGCGTGAACTCAATGTTCCAGTGATTGCCCTCTCCCAGTTAAGCCGTGGCGTTGAAGCGCGAACCAATAAACGACCGATGATGTCTGACTTGCGGGAAAGTGGTTCTATTGAGCAGGATGCGGACTTAGTGGCTATGCTCTATCGTGATGAATACTATAACCCAGATACGCCCGATCGCGGCATTACGGAACTCATTATTGCCAAACACCGTAACGGGCCGACAGGGGTGATTAAACTCCTATTCGACCCTCAATATACCCGCTTCCGCAACCTAGCCAATCCGGGTCGTCCCCTCTCAGGGGGGTCCTATGGTCAACTTCCACCGGGTTAA
- a CDS encoding photosystem II protein Y encodes MDFDWRLLVVLGPIAIALGWALFNIGQAALGQVQNYLNRQS; translated from the coding sequence ATGGATTTTGATTGGCGCTTACTGGTCGTCCTCGGTCCGATCGCGATCGCCCTCGGCTGGGCATTGTTCAACATTGGTCAAGCCGCTTTGGGACAAGTCCAAAACTACCTCAACCGTCAAAGTTAA
- a CDS encoding gamma carbonic anhydrase family protein has product MTSSAHLPSNLPTYWPPVDCSQASFVAANATLLGDVILEVGASVWYGAVIRGDVVSIRVGASSNVQDGAILHGDPGEPLVLEELVTVGHRAVIHSAYVERGCLVGIGATILNGVRVGAGSIIGAGALVTKDVPARSLVLGVPGKVVRPLSEEEVLDLLDHARKYERLARVHAGTGSDLGFQEPASEA; this is encoded by the coding sequence ATGACCTCTTCTGCTCATCTCCCGTCTAATCTGCCAACCTATTGGCCGCCTGTCGATTGCTCCCAGGCCAGTTTTGTGGCGGCCAATGCCACCCTATTGGGGGATGTGATTTTGGAGGTGGGGGCCAGTGTTTGGTATGGCGCGGTGATTCGTGGGGATGTGGTCTCGATTCGGGTGGGGGCTTCGAGTAATGTGCAAGATGGGGCGATTCTCCATGGGGATCCTGGGGAACCGCTAGTGTTAGAGGAGTTGGTGACGGTGGGCCATCGTGCGGTGATTCATAGTGCTTATGTGGAACGGGGGTGTTTAGTGGGGATTGGTGCGACGATCTTAAATGGTGTGCGTGTGGGAGCGGGAAGTATTATTGGAGCGGGGGCTTTGGTGACGAAGGATGTACCAGCGCGATCGCTGGTGTTGGGGGTTCCGGGCAAGGTGGTGCGTCCGCTGTCTGAGGAGGAGGTCTTGGATTTGCTCGATCATGCTCGCAAGTATGAGCGGTTAGCCCGGGTTCATGCTGGAACTGGCTCCGATTTAGGCTTCCAAGAGCCAGCCTCTGAGGCGTAA
- a CDS encoding TIGR02652 family protein gives MDYFTDPSSQYPIFGPEIECPHCRQKIPALTLTDTYLCPRHGAFEADPKTGELVHLQSNRHWRLWNHQWYRQHTHPDGIRFEIHEALDRLYTQGYRATRIVIAARYRELMAAYLERGSPWRDRSDSPLTKLYGLPVSFSPEAQDEPCWEVINFDLEKEPGVPVRYPYFRLFE, from the coding sequence ATGGACTATTTTACCGATCCAAGCTCTCAGTATCCCATCTTTGGACCGGAGATTGAATGTCCCCACTGTCGGCAGAAAATTCCGGCGTTGACCTTGACGGATACCTATCTTTGTCCCCGTCACGGCGCGTTTGAAGCTGATCCCAAAACTGGGGAACTGGTGCATCTCCAATCCAATCGACATTGGCGTTTATGGAATCATCAATGGTATCGCCAACATACTCACCCTGATGGGATTCGTTTTGAAATTCACGAAGCCCTCGATCGCCTGTATACCCAAGGTTACCGAGCCACGCGCATCGTCATTGCAGCCCGCTATCGGGAGTTGATGGCGGCTTATCTTGAGCGAGGTAGCCCCTGGCGCGATCGCAGCGACAGCCCCCTCACGAAACTCTACGGACTTCCCGTCAGCTTTAGCCCCGAGGCTCAGGATGAACCCTGCTGGGAGGTCATCAACTTCGATTTAGAAAAAGAACCAGGGGTTCCCGTGCGTTATCCCTACTTTCGCCTGTTTGAATAG
- a CDS encoding VOC family protein, with translation MHHASIRTADIHRAIRFYEELGFTVCERFTTGYTLACWLEGLQGRLELIQIPEPKPAADAFGDEHYVGYYHLSFDLSQRLAQTQQDLPTWLEGLRQQFQQAAREQPQQIQPLKILLEPEQQQIGDRLYEVAFIADSDGLPLEFLRQLKTPT, from the coding sequence ATGCACCACGCCTCAATTCGCACCGCTGATATTCACCGCGCTATCCGTTTCTATGAAGAACTTGGATTTACGGTCTGTGAGCGGTTTACAACAGGCTATACCCTGGCCTGTTGGCTCGAAGGCCTACAGGGACGCCTTGAACTGATCCAAATTCCCGAGCCTAAACCGGCAGCCGATGCCTTTGGGGATGAGCATTATGTCGGTTACTATCATCTCTCCTTCGATCTCAGTCAACGTCTGGCCCAAACCCAGCAAGACTTACCCACCTGGTTAGAAGGGTTACGTCAACAATTCCAGCAAGCCGCCCGGGAACAGCCTCAACAGATTCAGCCTCTGAAGATTCTCCTAGAACCTGAACAACAACAAATCGGCGATCGCCTCTATGAAGTGGCCTTTATCGCTGATTCTGATGGATTACCCTTGGAGTTCCTACGCCAACTGAAAACTCCCACGTGA